The Oceanithermus desulfurans genome has a window encoding:
- a CDS encoding AbrB/MazE/SpoVT family DNA-binding domain-containing protein, with protein MPITRLSSKGQVVLPKAVREALALEPGDELWVEIEDGTIRIIPRKKHRLEEVLGRLPGHPPRKHFDKAEELLDAEREEARKRWTR; from the coding sequence ATGCCCATCACCCGCCTATCCAGCAAGGGGCAGGTCGTGCTTCCCAAGGCCGTACGTGAGGCCTTGGCGCTTGAACCCGGGGACGAACTCTGGGTGGAGATCGAGGATGGGACGATTCGCATCATTCCGCGTAAGAAGCACCGCCTTGAGGAGGTACTGGGGCGGCTCCCCGGACATCCGCCACGCAAACATTTTGATAAAGCTGAAGAGCTGCTTGATGCGGAACGCGAGGAGGCGCGTAAGCGGTGGACACGCTGA
- a CDS encoding PIN domain-containing protein — MDTLIADANVLLRLITRTPPPMYEAARRFLEKAEEDGTRVEVHPVHAAEVVYVLESDLYGLTPETAAGELLTLLDARVFAPIDEPVLLRALTEYPDSGLDFPDVFLLAWAREHGLQALSFDRKLARAGKDVIVPG, encoded by the coding sequence GTGGACACGCTGATCGCCGACGCCAACGTACTCCTCAGGCTGATTACCCGCACGCCCCCGCCCATGTACGAAGCGGCGCGACGTTTTCTTGAGAAGGCCGAAGAGGACGGGACGCGGGTTGAGGTTCACCCGGTTCACGCGGCCGAAGTCGTTTACGTGCTCGAGAGCGACCTCTACGGGCTAACGCCCGAAACGGCGGCCGGGGAGCTGCTGACGCTCCTGGATGCGCGCGTCTTTGCACCCATCGACGAGCCGGTGCTCTTGCGGGCCCTCACCGAGTACCCTGATTCGGGGCTGGACTTTCCCGACGTCTTCTTGCTCGCCTGGGCCCGCGAGCACGGCCTGCAGGCGCTGAGCTTCGACCGCAAGCTGGCCCGGGCGGGCAAGGACGTTATCGTTCCGGGTTAA
- a CDS encoding M42 family metallopeptidase, producing the protein MKPELNLNFFEELLGAVGPSGFEDEAARVWVREAEAFADEVWRDAHGNSYARIRPGGSPRIMLAGHIDEIGLIVTHVSDEGFVYVEPLGGWDPQVLVGQRVRFLGRKGHVLGVVGRKPIHALEPDERGKAVKLKDIWIDVGAADKEEALEVLEVGSVGVIDQPLRYLMGRRVVSRAIDNRIGAFVALEALRRAQELGGEAEVVAVATVQEEIGAWGARTAAFRLEPDTALVVDVTHCSRQPGVDPKQHGEVALGKGPSLAVGPYAHPGVLARLRALAAEHQIPYVLEAHGRWSGTDADEIAVTREGVPAAVVSVPNRYMHSPSEMIDLGDVEHTVDLMARYAAAPLTELVRK; encoded by the coding sequence ATGAAACCGGAACTGAACCTCAACTTCTTCGAGGAACTCCTGGGCGCGGTGGGCCCGAGCGGCTTCGAGGACGAGGCCGCGCGCGTCTGGGTGCGCGAGGCCGAGGCCTTCGCCGACGAGGTCTGGCGCGACGCCCACGGCAACAGCTACGCCCGCATCCGCCCCGGCGGAAGTCCGCGCATCATGCTGGCGGGGCACATCGACGAGATCGGCCTGATCGTCACCCACGTCAGCGACGAGGGCTTCGTCTACGTCGAGCCCCTGGGGGGCTGGGACCCGCAGGTGCTGGTGGGTCAGCGGGTGCGCTTTCTGGGCAGGAAGGGGCACGTGCTGGGCGTGGTGGGGCGCAAGCCCATCCACGCGCTCGAGCCCGACGAGCGCGGCAAGGCGGTGAAGCTGAAGGACATCTGGATCGACGTCGGGGCGGCGGACAAGGAGGAGGCCCTGGAGGTGCTCGAGGTGGGCAGCGTGGGCGTGATCGACCAGCCGCTGCGCTACCTGATGGGGCGGCGGGTGGTGAGCCGCGCCATCGACAACCGCATCGGCGCCTTCGTGGCGCTCGAGGCGCTCCGGCGGGCCCAGGAGCTGGGCGGTGAGGCCGAGGTGGTGGCCGTGGCCACGGTGCAGGAGGAGATCGGGGCCTGGGGTGCGCGGACCGCCGCCTTCCGGCTCGAGCCCGACACCGCGCTGGTCGTGGACGTGACCCACTGCAGCCGGCAGCCGGGGGTGGACCCCAAGCAGCACGGCGAGGTGGCCCTGGGCAAGGGGCCCAGCCTGGCCGTGGGCCCCTACGCCCACCCCGGGGTGCTGGCGCGGTTGCGGGCGCTGGCCGCGGAGCACCAAATCCCCTACGTGCTCGAGGCCCACGGCCGCTGGTCGGGCACCGACGCCGACGAGATCGCCGTCACCCGCGAGGGCGTGCCCGCCGCGGTGGTGAGCGTGCCCAACCGCTACATGCACTCGCCCTCCGAGATGATCGACCTGGGCGACGTGGAGCACACCGTGGATCTGATGGCCCGCTACGCCGCGGCGCCGCTTACGGAGCTGGTGCGGAAGTGA
- the mgsA gene encoding methylglyoxal synthase: MKKALALIAHDKKKADLIAFAKDHRELLARFPLVATGTTGKMLAQKAGLEVERVQSGPLGGDLQIGAAIAEDRILAVIFFRDPLTAQPHEPDVSALMRICDVHDVPLATNLAAAEAVVAWLEEMS, from the coding sequence ATGAAAAAGGCGCTGGCGCTGATCGCCCACGACAAGAAGAAGGCCGACCTGATCGCCTTCGCCAAGGACCACCGGGAGCTCTTGGCGCGCTTCCCGCTCGTCGCCACCGGCACCACCGGGAAGATGCTCGCGCAGAAGGCGGGGCTCGAGGTGGAACGGGTGCAGTCGGGGCCGCTTGGCGGCGACCTGCAGATCGGCGCGGCCATCGCCGAGGACCGCATCCTCGCGGTCATCTTCTTCCGCGACCCCCTCACCGCCCAGCCCCACGAGCCCGACGTGAGCGCGCTGATGCGCATCTGCGACGTGCACGACGTGCCCCTGGCCACCAACCTGGCCGCCGCTGAGGCCGTGGTGGCGTGGCTGGAGGAGATGAGCTGA
- a CDS encoding CinA family nicotinamide mononucleotide deamidase-related protein, whose translation METAEIVGVGSELICGETLDTNTAEVAQSLRPYALEVWRTLRVADDVDRLAQTARELWPGARLLVFLGGLGPTPDDVTTEAVARGLGLELAEDPAMVRTIEERFDRLGRTMTRINLKQAVKPRAAAWLPNPRGTAPGWWLRSGGRDLVVLPGPPAEWRPMWTGLLPRLGLPESGTVRRELKTFGLGESQIMERLADLWDAGVTSGIYAHADGVHLSAEGAAEAVERWLGQAAARLEGYVWGREGDTLPGQVLKRLRAEEAHLATMESLTGGLLAALLTEVPGASRNYLGGVVSYSMGAKARFGVPTDTLTAHGAVSAETASAMAEAARRELNATYGLATTGVAGPDELEGHPVGTVYVGLAGPDGTQTKRYRFPPLGREAVRLRAAYAALALFWSHRR comes from the coding sequence ATGGAAACCGCCGAGATCGTCGGCGTCGGCAGCGAACTGATTTGCGGCGAGACGCTCGACACCAACACCGCCGAAGTGGCCCAAAGCCTGCGCCCCTACGCGCTGGAAGTCTGGCGCACCCTGCGCGTGGCCGATGACGTGGACCGGCTGGCGCAGACGGCGCGCGAGCTCTGGCCGGGCGCGCGGCTGCTCGTCTTTTTGGGCGGCCTCGGGCCCACCCCGGACGACGTGACCACCGAGGCGGTGGCCCGGGGGCTGGGGCTCGAGCTCGCGGAAGACCCGGCCATGGTGCGCACGATCGAGGAGCGGTTTGACCGCCTGGGCCGCACGATGACGCGGATCAACCTCAAGCAGGCCGTCAAGCCGCGGGCCGCCGCTTGGCTGCCTAACCCGCGCGGCACCGCCCCGGGCTGGTGGCTGCGCTCCGGCGGCCGCGACCTGGTGGTCCTGCCGGGTCCGCCGGCCGAGTGGCGGCCGATGTGGACCGGGCTGCTGCCGCGGCTGGGGCTGCCCGAGAGCGGCACCGTGCGCCGCGAACTCAAGACCTTCGGCCTCGGCGAGTCGCAGATCATGGAGCGCCTCGCGGACCTCTGGGACGCCGGGGTGACCAGCGGCATCTACGCCCACGCCGACGGCGTGCACCTGAGCGCCGAGGGCGCGGCGGAGGCGGTGGAGCGCTGGCTCGGCCAGGCGGCCGCGCGCCTCGAGGGCTACGTATGGGGCCGTGAGGGCGACACCCTGCCGGGGCAGGTGCTAAAGCGCCTGCGTGCCGAGGAGGCCCACCTCGCCACCATGGAATCCCTTACCGGCGGGCTGCTGGCCGCGCTGCTGACCGAGGTTCCCGGCGCGAGCCGGAACTATTTGGGCGGCGTGGTATCCTATTCTATGGGCGCTAAGGCCCGTTTTGGCGTGCCTACCGACACCCTCACGGCCCACGGGGCCGTTTCCGCCGAGACCGCTTCGGCCATGGCCGAAGCCGCGCGGCGCGAACTGAACGCGACCTACGGCCTGGCCACCACCGGGGTGGCCGGCCCCGACGAGTTGGAAGGGCACCCGGTCGGCACCGTCTACGTGGGGCTGGCCGGACCGGACGGCACCCAAACGAAGCGTTACCGCTTTCCTCCGCTGGGACGCGAGGCCGTGCGCCTGCGCGCCGCCTACGCGGCCCTGGCGCTGTTTTGGAGCCACCGCCGATGA
- a CDS encoding YqeG family HAD IIIA-type phosphatase, whose protein sequence is MRLLWPKARVRRVTELTPEWLAARGLSGLVVDLDNTLVPYGVAPPAKGELAEWNRSLAEAGIPVFIVSNAKPGRTRAWARSLGLEGWGLAGKPFPWSLRRAVRRMGLAPREVAVAGDQIFTDVLGANLIGAYSVLVEPIEPKKGLVHTRWVRALERRILERIPGPQNGGAQRSESGE, encoded by the coding sequence ATGCGGCTTTTGTGGCCCAAGGCGCGGGTGCGGCGCGTGACCGAGCTGACCCCCGAGTGGCTGGCGGCACGGGGGCTCTCCGGTTTGGTGGTGGACCTGGACAACACCCTGGTGCCCTACGGCGTCGCCCCGCCGGCGAAGGGCGAGCTGGCCGAGTGGAACCGGTCGCTGGCGGAGGCGGGGATCCCTGTCTTCATCGTCTCCAACGCCAAGCCCGGGCGCACCCGCGCCTGGGCGCGGTCGCTGGGCCTCGAGGGCTGGGGCCTCGCGGGCAAGCCCTTTCCCTGGAGCCTGCGCCGCGCGGTGCGGCGAATGGGCCTTGCGCCGCGCGAGGTGGCCGTGGCGGGCGACCAGATCTTCACCGACGTGCTGGGGGCCAACCTGATCGGGGCCTACTCGGTGCTCGTCGAGCCGATCGAGCCGAAGAAGGGGCTTGTGCACACCCGCTGGGTGCGGGCGCTCGAACGCCGCATCCTGGAGCGAATTCCAGGCCCCCAAAACGGGGGTGCACAGCGCTCGGAATCCGGTGAATAA
- the rny gene encoding ribonuclease Y — METIVIVVLTALLAGGAALLAGRRSGGAGGAPLIEEIEKLRQTAEEERSRLEAERRRLIEETQREVEQLRQSAREEAARIGEQARRELEEARAEARQLRERAEAEADRLRAKLEAEMKERLAEERQRLEADLARDRERIERDLEAIRREREELKRQDERLARRGEQLDARAARLDELEEKLNAEERQLVQRAEALDRREREIELKLEEIAGLTREEARRQLLARLDEELEEEKAIHVKAAMERARMEAKKQAAHLIAQAVQRQASETAAQLAVSVVPIPSDAMKGRIIGREGRNIRTFESLTGVDLIIDDTPEAVILSSFNPVRREIAKMALEQLVTDGRIHPSRIEEVVEKAKEEMKHYLYERGEEAALEAGVVGLKPGLVQLLGRLHFRSSYGQNVLKHSIQVAHLAGILAAELGLDVGLARRAGLMHDIGKSVDREIEGTHVDIGIALAKRFGEPPEVLDAIAHHHDPENAETTYAVLVAAADAISAARPGARRESMEDYIKRLEQLEQIATSFPGVEQAFAVQAGREVRVLVKPGKVNDAKATLLAREIAQRIERDMDYPGQVQVTVVRETRAVDYAK; from the coding sequence ATGGAAACCATCGTCATCGTTGTCCTCACCGCCCTCCTCGCCGGCGGCGCCGCTTTGCTGGCCGGCCGCCGCAGCGGCGGCGCCGGGGGCGCGCCGCTGATCGAAGAGATCGAGAAGCTGCGCCAGACCGCCGAGGAGGAGCGCAGCCGGCTCGAGGCCGAGCGCCGCCGCCTCATCGAGGAAACCCAGCGCGAGGTCGAGCAGCTGCGCCAAAGCGCCCGCGAAGAGGCGGCCCGCATCGGCGAACAGGCCCGCCGCGAGCTGGAGGAGGCCCGCGCCGAGGCGCGGCAGCTGCGCGAACGCGCCGAGGCCGAGGCCGACCGCCTGCGCGCCAAGCTCGAGGCCGAGATGAAGGAGCGCCTGGCCGAGGAACGCCAGCGCCTGGAGGCCGACCTGGCCCGCGACCGCGAGCGCATCGAGCGCGACCTCGAGGCCATCCGCCGCGAGCGCGAAGAGCTGAAGCGCCAGGACGAGCGGCTGGCCCGCCGCGGCGAGCAGCTGGACGCCCGTGCGGCGCGGCTGGACGAGCTGGAAGAGAAGCTGAACGCCGAAGAACGCCAGCTGGTGCAGCGCGCCGAGGCGCTGGACCGGCGCGAGCGCGAGATCGAGCTCAAGCTCGAGGAGATCGCCGGCCTGACCCGCGAGGAGGCGCGACGGCAGCTGCTGGCCCGCCTCGACGAGGAGCTGGAGGAAGAGAAGGCCATCCACGTCAAGGCGGCCATGGAACGGGCCCGCATGGAGGCCAAGAAGCAGGCCGCCCACCTGATCGCCCAGGCGGTGCAGCGCCAGGCCTCGGAGACGGCCGCCCAGCTGGCGGTGAGCGTGGTGCCCATCCCCTCCGACGCCATGAAGGGGCGCATCATCGGCCGCGAGGGGCGCAACATCCGCACCTTCGAGTCGCTGACGGGCGTGGACCTGATCATCGACGACACCCCCGAGGCGGTCATCCTTAGCTCTTTCAACCCGGTGCGCCGCGAGATCGCCAAGATGGCGCTCGAGCAGCTCGTCACCGACGGCCGCATCCACCCCAGCCGCATCGAGGAGGTGGTGGAGAAGGCCAAGGAGGAGATGAAGCACTACCTCTACGAACGCGGCGAAGAGGCAGCGCTCGAGGCCGGCGTGGTGGGGCTCAAGCCCGGCCTGGTGCAGCTTTTGGGCCGCCTGCACTTCCGCAGCAGCTACGGCCAGAACGTCCTCAAGCACTCCATCCAGGTGGCCCACCTCGCGGGCATCCTCGCCGCCGAATTGGGGCTCGACGTGGGCCTGGCGCGCCGCGCCGGGCTGATGCACGACATCGGCAAGAGCGTCGACCGTGAGATCGAGGGCACCCACGTGGACATCGGCATCGCCCTGGCCAAGCGCTTCGGCGAGCCGCCCGAGGTGCTCGACGCCATCGCCCACCACCACGACCCCGAGAACGCCGAGACCACCTACGCCGTACTGGTGGCCGCCGCCGACGCCATCAGCGCCGCCCGCCCGGGCGCCCGTCGCGAGAGCATGGAGGACTACATCAAGCGGCTGGAGCAGCTGGAGCAGATCGCCACCAGCTTCCCCGGCGTGGAGCAGGCCTTCGCCGTCCAGGCCGGGCGCGAGGTGCGGGTGCTGGTCAAGCCCGGCAAGGTCAACGACGCCAAGGCCACCCTGCTGGCGCGCGAGATCGCCCAGCGCATCGAGCGCGACATGGACTACCCGGGCCAGGTGCAGGTGACCGTGGTGCGGGAGACGCGCGCGGTGGACTACGCGAAGTAG
- the pgeF gene encoding peptidoglycan editing factor PgeF produces the protein MNLLRSRLLAAPHGFTTRAGGVSTGPYTALNLSAATGDDPAAVAENRRRVRAAFGGAPLARLSQVHGTTVHAVRGPGVWEGDGLVSAEPGLLLAVSVADCYPLLLEDPAVGAVAALHAGWRGVLGNILAAGMGRLAGLGAEPARLRLAVGPGIAGVSYQVSAELAERFAAAGYADAVLPDPEPGRARLDLPTVIRQQALELGIGLERIEFAGRDTFRDPALFSYRRDGAKSGRMWGLIQVPPRAG, from the coding sequence GTGAACTTGCTGCGCTCGCGGCTCCTCGCCGCGCCCCACGGCTTCACCACCCGCGCCGGGGGCGTGAGCACCGGGCCCTACACCGCGCTCAATCTCTCTGCGGCCACCGGCGACGACCCCGCGGCCGTGGCCGAGAACCGCCGCCGGGTGCGGGCCGCCTTCGGCGGCGCGCCGCTGGCGCGGCTCAGCCAGGTGCACGGCACCACCGTGCACGCCGTGCGCGGGCCCGGGGTCTGGGAGGGCGACGGGCTCGTAAGCGCCGAACCCGGCCTCCTCCTCGCCGTCAGCGTGGCCGACTGCTACCCGCTTCTGCTGGAAGACCCCGCCGTCGGCGCGGTGGCGGCGTTGCACGCGGGCTGGCGCGGGGTGCTGGGCAACATCCTCGCCGCGGGGATGGGGCGGCTCGCCGGCCTGGGGGCCGAGCCGGCGCGGCTGCGCCTGGCCGTGGGGCCGGGCATCGCCGGGGTCAGCTACCAGGTGAGCGCGGAGCTGGCCGAGCGGTTCGCGGCGGCGGGCTACGCGGACGCCGTCCTCCCCGACCCCGAGCCGGGGCGGGCGCGGCTCGACCTGCCCACCGTGATCCGCCAGCAGGCGCTGGAGCTGGGGATCGGGCTCGAGCGCATCGAATTCGCGGGCCGGGACACCTTCCGCGATCCCGCGCTCTTTTCCTACCGTCGCGACGGGGCGAAGAGCGGGCGCATGTGGGGCCTCATCCAGGTCCCCCCGCGCGCGGGGTAG
- the recA gene encoding recombinase RecA: MENNERQKALQSTLKQIEKRFGTGAIMRLGERPRQEVEVIPTGSLALDLALGVGGIPRGRIIEIYGPESGGKTTLALHIVAQAQKLGGVAAFVDAEHALDPVYARQLGVDVDNLLLSQPDTGEQALEIVELLVRSGAVDVIVVDSVAALVPRAEIEGEMGDAHVGLQARLMSQALRKLTGVLSKSNTSAIFINQIREKVGVMYGNPEVTTGGRALKFYSSIRLDVRRKGQPIKKGDQPIANVVRVKVTKNKLAPPFREAELELYFGRGIDPVADLVTVAVDQGVIEKSGSWFSYGEIRLGQGKEKAADYLRANPEMIDEIRAKVLGLETAEEAEA, encoded by the coding sequence GTGGAAAACAACGAACGGCAAAAGGCCTTGCAAAGCACCCTCAAGCAGATTGAAAAGCGCTTCGGCACCGGGGCGATCATGCGCCTGGGCGAGCGCCCGCGCCAGGAGGTGGAGGTCATCCCCACCGGCAGCCTGGCTCTGGACCTGGCCCTGGGCGTCGGCGGCATCCCCCGCGGCCGCATCATCGAGATCTACGGCCCCGAGTCGGGCGGCAAGACCACGCTGGCGCTGCACATCGTAGCCCAGGCGCAAAAGCTGGGCGGCGTGGCCGCCTTCGTGGACGCCGAACACGCCCTCGACCCCGTCTACGCGCGCCAGCTGGGCGTGGACGTGGACAACCTGCTGCTCAGCCAGCCCGACACCGGCGAGCAGGCGCTCGAGATCGTGGAGCTGCTGGTGCGCTCGGGGGCGGTGGACGTGATCGTGGTCGACTCGGTGGCCGCGCTCGTGCCCCGCGCCGAGATCGAGGGCGAGATGGGCGACGCTCACGTGGGGCTGCAGGCGCGGCTGATGAGCCAGGCGCTGCGCAAGCTGACCGGCGTGCTCTCGAAGAGCAACACCTCGGCCATCTTCATCAACCAGATCCGCGAGAAGGTGGGGGTGATGTACGGCAACCCCGAGGTGACCACCGGCGGGCGGGCGCTCAAGTTCTACAGCTCGATCCGCCTCGACGTGCGCCGCAAGGGCCAGCCCATCAAGAAGGGCGACCAGCCCATCGCCAACGTGGTGCGCGTCAAAGTGACCAAGAACAAGCTCGCCCCGCCCTTCCGCGAGGCCGAGCTGGAGCTCTACTTCGGCCGCGGCATCGACCCGGTGGCCGACCTGGTCACCGTCGCCGTGGACCAGGGGGTGATCGAGAAGTCGGGGTCCTGGTTCTCCTACGGCGAGATCCGGCTGGGTCAGGGCAAGGAAAAGGCCGCCGACTACCTGCGCGCCAACCCCGAGATGATCGACGAGATCCGCGCCAAGGTGCTGGGTCTGGAAACCGCCGAAGAAGCCGAAGCCTAG
- a CDS encoding nucleotide pyrophosphohydrolase encodes MSLTLKEAQKRVDAWIGRFEEGYFPPLLMLARLAEETGEVARVLAHAHGKKPKPGEATGELAEELADLLFVLISMANSHGIDLEEAFLAAMAKYEARDSERWTPKRP; translated from the coding sequence GTGAGCCTGACCCTGAAGGAAGCCCAAAAGCGGGTGGACGCCTGGATCGGCCGCTTCGAGGAAGGCTACTTCCCGCCGCTCCTCATGCTCGCGCGCCTCGCCGAGGAGACCGGCGAGGTGGCGCGGGTGCTGGCCCACGCCCACGGCAAGAAGCCCAAGCCGGGCGAGGCCACGGGCGAGCTGGCCGAGGAGCTGGCCGACCTCCTCTTCGTGCTCATCAGCATGGCCAACAGCCACGGCATCGACCTGGAGGAAGCCTTCCTGGCGGCGATGGCCAAGTACGAAGCCCGCGACTCGGAGCGCTGGACGCCCAAACGGCCGTGA
- the thpR gene encoding RNA 2',3'-cyclic phosphodiesterase, which translates to MRLFYAIFPPRTVQRTLAEAQRSLRGNWKPVREDQIHLTLGFLGDVPEAELARVRRAGREAARASGPFVARVRGTGFFPGEGRPRVWFARAEGDGFEPLALALREALPEFLADERAFKAHLTLARRKGPAPRVAPVVFDLEFPVEAFALVESRLTPRGPQYTVLDTFALKERDERGKQRTAKGLAKHPQAD; encoded by the coding sequence ATGAGACTCTTCTACGCGATCTTCCCTCCCCGCACCGTTCAGCGCACGCTGGCCGAGGCGCAGCGGTCGCTGCGCGGCAACTGGAAACCGGTGCGGGAGGACCAGATCCACCTCACCCTGGGTTTTCTGGGCGACGTGCCCGAGGCCGAACTGGCGCGGGTGCGCCGCGCCGGGCGCGAGGCCGCTCGCGCGAGCGGCCCCTTCGTCGCGCGGGTGCGGGGCACCGGCTTCTTCCCGGGCGAGGGGCGGCCGCGCGTCTGGTTCGCCCGCGCCGAAGGCGACGGCTTCGAACCCCTCGCCCTGGCGCTGCGCGAGGCGCTGCCCGAGTTTCTCGCCGATGAACGGGCCTTCAAGGCCCACCTGACCCTGGCCCGCCGCAAGGGGCCCGCCCCGCGGGTAGCGCCGGTGGTCTTCGACCTCGAGTTCCCCGTGGAGGCCTTCGCGCTGGTCGAGAGCCGGCTTACGCCGAGGGGCCCCCAGTACACGGTTTTGGACACCTTTGCCCTAAAGGAGCGTGACGAACGTGGAAAACAACGAACGGCAAAAGGCCTTGCAAAGCACCCTCAAGCAGATTGA